The Vicugna pacos chromosome 5, VicPac4, whole genome shotgun sequence genome includes the window TCATTGTGTCTCTACCCAAATTTCCCCTCGACTTGCCACAGATCAGCATGTACTTCACCTGTCTGGCACCAAttaaaatcataaatggatgagttttcagcagaggagagctgacATGCTCTCTCCACAGATGGTCAGCATCACATGTCACAGTAATGGCTGGACATGCCAAGAGGATTCTGTATAAAAACGGAGCAAGTCAGAGCACTTCAGCTCCAACTGTTCTATGTTTAGAACTGCTTCTCTTTCAAGATGGATTTCCTTCATAGGAATGGCGTGCTACTTATTCAGCATTTGCAGAAGGACTACCGAGCTTActacaattttctaaattttatgtccAATGTTGGAGATCCCCggaatatattttctatttattttccactttggtTTCAACTTAATCAGACAGTTGGAACCAAGATGATATGGGTAGCAGTCATTGGGGACTGGttcaatcttatttttaaatggtaagctttctgttttacttcatttttcttaaagcttATTCTTAAATTTGTAGCTTTGGCTTAATGATCACATTTCAGGTATGCGTAGTTTTACTTGGAAAATCTTTCAAATGTATCAGTTAACTTGAAACACCTATTCATAAACAGAATTTATAGAAAAGCATGGGAATGTATACTTTATCTGACTTACAAGTAAATTTCAAAAGCCTATGACACCTATTATGTGATTAACCAAAAAGTGAGTTAAATGAACAGCACCATAATGAATAGACTGATAATTCCAGGGACCACTTTGATATTTCCAGTCTAAGTATCCAAAGAACCCAGAGTATTTTCCCCTGCAAGGAAAATAGGAAACTTTTATTGGAAACTAGGATGCCCAAATCCCAAATGACTGTGTCTTCCTTTATAACAAGAGACAGACCAGAACTCAAGTCCTTTCAAGGTCTCTAAATCATGAGTTTCCCCATCAACGCTCTGCTTGAGTCATTTTTATAGGAGAAAATAGCGAGTCTTCAATTATGTAATAGttgtgtatttaaatatatatacatttttgtatttctttaaatacagGATATTATTTGGTCATCGGCCTTACTGGTGGGTCCAAGAAACTCAGATTTACCCAAATCACTCAAATCCATGCCTTGAACAATTCCCCACTACTTGTGAAACAGGTCCAGGTAAGCAACTATAGAAGCCTCGGGTTACTAAACATATTCTAACAGAGAACCGTTGTGTATGATTATTGTCTAATAACTGTATGATATTATAGAGGATATTCAGGAAAATGTCCTGGGTGAGGATGCTAAAagttcataaacagaaaaattgTTAGTGGATaagaaaatttcatttgtttctttgtaaaGGGGTAAGTTAACAGAATACTCCCCaagagattttatatttggatTTTGGGGAAGACTGTCATGGTTTGATactacaataaacaaacaaaaaaaaagtagctaGAACAAATTCTCAAAGAACTATATTAAAATCCTAGAAATGTTGTTTTATCTGCTGCTGAGCAACTTTCAAAGTCATTATCTGAGAATCACAAATCACATGAATGAGGAGAGAATAGACAGTTTCTGAAAGAAAGGTAAGGGCTTCTTGGTATTACTATTGCCTGTAGAAATTATctctaattttaaaattgtttctttaaaatttcttctttctcttttttctctatatAAGTATACTTCTTGGaccactttcttttttattataagtaaGATTCTGTATGTGTGTAAAATCTTTACTATGGAAACTGagtttaagattataaaaaaggttttaaaagtatATGTATAAAGGTAACTtacatgttgttttaatttgtaagaCTGTTACTCTGTGCCTCACCACAATTTGTTACATAGCCTAAAATTCTTGGCATTTAACATCCTGAGACTAACCCTGAGTACAGTGAATGTGTTCCTAGTAAGTTTTCTGAATATCTTTACTTTTGCTTACATAAAAGTATACATCTGTTGCAGTACCTATCACAGAATACTATAattaattctttttatgtattttaaaaattgaagtatagtcagtttacaatgttgtgtcaatttctggtgtacagcacaatgcttcagtcatataggaacatacatatatttgttttaatattctttatcaccatatgttactacaagatattgaatatagttccctgtgctatacagtataaacctgctGTTTATCTAAATTAATTCCTTAATATCTGACTCCTCCAATAGACTGTATATTCCATCAGGTTAGGGATGGTGTGTATTTCATCTTTGTGAAACCAGagtgggatggatggatggatggatggatggatagataaccTTTGAGATAATTGAAATGCTACTTTGGTTTATTCTAGCACTTCCCAGCATGTTCTGTCTTATGAGACATTTtctgaggaaaaaacaaattacatTCTACATTCACTCCTTGAAGATTTACAACTCCATAAGCCTATAAAAGGCTCTGAAAATTCTTCTATAAGAAGTAGATTTGAAAGAAATAGAGCTGTAAGAAATAGATTTGTCTTTGTTTAACTTAGTGTTTTTCAAAAAGAGACTGCTGTTTAACCTGAATGAATCTCTACTTGgtaaaaattcagaaagaaaagcaagtaatgtgactaaaagaaaaaaaaaaatcaagccgcATAGGAAAGACATCCTGGGAGTAGAAAGGCTACCTGTCTGCAGATGTCAGCCAGAACTGAGGCCCCTTTACAGCTTCCCCCATTCGTTCAATGACAAAGACGCCTATTGCAGCAGCCAGCCGCAAGGCAGATGTGGAGGTAGCTGCTAGTGCATAGCAGCCAATGGGTAAATCAGACATAGCAATGATATCCTTTACATGTGAGACTTTTCAGCCCAAGGAATATAAGCATACAATTGCTTCAAATTTCTcatcaattaaaaacaattaGATATGAAGACTGAGTAGGGATATGGCAGATTTTGAAGCAACAGCCTGAGTTCTTCATTAGCCTAGAACATTTTGATTTCCAGAATTCAATGAATTTGAATAACCTGGggggaaatttttgttttccCGTTCTGGCGCTTGAGGATTGAACTGGTGGACTGCAAGCTGCTGGTACTGAAGATATGATGCTGAGGGGTCCAGAGCCCTTCTGGggataattttttgaaatagtgttTTGAGGCTCAATTTGTCTCAATTTTCCTTATTTCTATCTATTTCTAAACATTACATATAGCCTGTGCCCTGCGGGTTTTTCTGAGTTATCTGTAATTTCATGACTAACATGCTGTTTTAGTGCCCATTTCTGACATGGACACTCTTATCAACCACCTTTCAAATGGATTGCCACTTTGTTGTTGCAGGAAGTCCATCTGGCCATGCAATGGGCTCATCCTGTGTCTGGTATGTCATGGTGACAGCTGCCCTGGGCCACATGGTCAATCAGATGGATAAGTTATCTACCACTCTGCACAGGTCAGTTTTGCTCCAACTTCTATAGCACTGGGTTATGATAGTTTTAAAcacaggaaatttttaaaaaattcattcgaaagagaatatatatatgtgtgtgtgtgtgtgtgtataaaatgtatatatgtataatgtatatatgtatacgtgtatatataaactgaatcgttaagctgaacaccagaaactaacacactgtaaatcaactatacattaattcaaaattttcattttaatatatttttagttGTTGAAATGTGTTTATTTGATTCTATCACAcccaaaatagcaaaataaatagaaaattaatattttgctTTAAGATAATATTCTAATTAGTTCACAGCTATTGCCACATTATAGAGTTGGAAATGTTTAATTGATTAATGACTTGCTAAATGTGCCTTTCAGTTTCCATAATATAATAATCAGTTTGGGAGCACATAAATAAGTCATCTAAAGTTATAGAAAGAAGTATTTTTGCACGCATGTTCCCTTGCTTTAAGAttaactaacattgtaaatggactatacgtcaaaaaaaaagattaactagAAAttgaacttaaaattttttaaatttaatttaactgCTTTAAGACTAACTAGAATGATGAGAGGTATTATTCCCCTTGAACACATCAGTTACTTGAGTATAACTATGCTTCCTTCTTTGAATAGCCAATGATTTTGATATCAATAACATATATTCTAGCTTTCAAGACTGTGCaacctttttaattaaaaacattctaGAGGCAAACTTAAATTTGAATGTTAATAGATTTAATGTTAGTAGATTAATAATGTTCAGAAAGACCTAGAACTTGAAGATTATTCAAAATTTCTGTAGGAATTGGgctgtttccttcctttctttcctgaaaTACTTTATCATTAAAACAATTCTAACTTTAATCATAAATTATTAGGTTCCTTGAGATGTCAGTTAATTGCATAAAAAATACTACAGCACATACCATTATACAAAAGTTCTTAAAAAATTTCTAAGGTTCATTGCCTATTCCACTTTTCAGAGTAATATTGGGTAATATAAGAAGCAAATGATCAAAGAAATTTGGACATCTTTAAAGTTCATTCTAATGAGACAGTGACCTGTATGCCTTAATGTCTTCATTATCCAACCCAAACCAACAATGGTAGAAAGTTGTGTAATTTAAAGAAATTAGTATTTTCTATCCATAGATAATTTTTCAAAGTAGTTTAGATAAGCCTTACCTTTTCTTGTAGttcattttctcctccatttcccaAACCTGGAACAATATTTGcttcttctaaaaaaaattatcttaacaATTTGATTCATATAACTGCAAtatttcattcatccatcaaaaTGTATTGAGTGCCTACACCTTATCTTACTGTTACCAAATCCTGCTTCCATATGGATAACCCCTGCTTACCACCTCTTTGAAGCAAAGAAAGtacttcctcttcctctcattTCTATTCTTTAATCTTTCAATAACCACAATTTGGTCCAATTATCAGAAACAAATCATTCAGAACCCTCAAGAATTTCTAGAATGTATTactgctatttcttttttaattaaaataattggcATCACTtggattttaatgtttttataagtTTTCTATGCATTGCTGCTTCTGATCCAAAGCATATTAGGTCAATTTTCTGTCCCTTATTTTCTAACATGTCAAAAAATAAGGAGCCAGGACTCTT containing:
- the G6PC2 gene encoding glucose-6-phosphatase 2 isoform X2; this translates as MDFLHRNGVLLIQHLQKDYRAYYNFLNFMSNVGDPRNIFSIYFPLWFQLNQTVGTKMIWVAVIGDWFNLIFKWILFGHRPYWWVQETQIYPNHSNPCLEQFPTTCETGPGSPSGHAMGSSCVWYVMVTAALGHMVNQMDKLSTTLHRHACGRGL